The following proteins are encoded in a genomic region of Campylobacteraceae bacterium:
- the fliS gene encoding flagellar export chaperone FliS, with product MGIEAYNQQNAVSDDPYVLILKLYEGLLKYLSFVKTAMESGDIEYKFNYINRSIAIFDELRSVLDFDGGEVAHYLDGLYLYQIETLFSAGVDDNVNAVNQVMKVTQGLLEAWKDETGL from the coding sequence ATGGGTATTGAAGCCTACAATCAACAAAATGCAGTTAGTGATGATCCTTATGTATTGATTTTAAAATTATACGAAGGTTTACTAAAATATCTGTCTTTTGTAAAAACTGCAATGGAAAGTGGTGATATTGAATATAAGTTTAATTATATTAATCGATCAATTGCTATTTTTGATGAATTAAGATCAGTACTTGATTTTGATGGTGGAGAAGTTGCACATTATTTAGATGGTTTATATCTTTACCAAATAGAAACTCTGTTCTCAGCAGGTGTTGATGATAATGTAAATGCAGTAAATCAAGTTATGAAAGTAACTCAAGGATTATTAGAAGCATGGAAAGACGAAACAGGTCTTTAA